A window from Arcobacter sp. CECT 8983 encodes these proteins:
- a CDS encoding sensor histidine kinase, translating to MERNTKSIKSSLIAWLTFPLIIFTMILFVYIYFVLEKNVTNFFDNRLKASAKSIEYSIGIKNSKLFVDIPSFSIELLSSNDQGLIYYSVVDEDNRLLVGYESLLNKRRLVDDDVVFYNTEYNDSNLRVVSYKTSLYSAGKTYSAYITLGETKEERDENINYVLSLLLIIMVIVIVSTVIITLIAVSEGLKPLNRLKRIIKKRDERDLDPLIFNAPKEIEDIVKSINILLERSRETIDYIEQFNSDVSHQLRTPLAEMKVKLEFLYDKNDKNYIALNSLLNNMSHITEQLLLYAKTNPNTINLKRFKKQNLNNICKEYSLKTAPRVYKKGFEFAYENIDEEIFIQCDQILLESMLDNIINNAIHYAVDENGNPTGTITISLERHNNTIWLNVKDEGKGVDKKLLKTIFDRYYRVDSKKSGSGLGLSIVKQIATLHNAKVEAINENGLKISLIFDIPKH from the coding sequence ATGGAAAGAAATACTAAATCTATTAAATCAAGTCTAATAGCTTGGCTAACTTTCCCTCTTATTATTTTTACCATGATTCTTTTTGTTTATATATATTTTGTTTTAGAAAAAAATGTTACAAATTTTTTTGATAATAGATTAAAAGCTAGTGCTAAAAGTATCGAATATAGTATAGGAATAAAAAACTCAAAACTTTTTGTTGATATTCCTAGTTTTTCAATTGAGTTACTCTCTTCAAATGATCAAGGGTTAATTTATTATTCTGTGGTTGATGAAGATAATAGACTCCTTGTGGGATATGAGTCTTTATTAAATAAAAGAAGATTAGTGGATGATGATGTTGTATTTTATAATACAGAATACAATGATTCAAACTTAAGAGTAGTGTCTTATAAAACTTCTCTTTACAGTGCAGGTAAAACTTATAGTGCTTATATTACTTTAGGAGAAACAAAAGAAGAAAGAGATGAAAATATAAATTATGTGTTAAGTTTACTTCTAATTATAATGGTGATTGTAATTGTTTCCACTGTAATAATAACTCTTATTGCAGTATCTGAAGGATTAAAACCTTTAAATAGACTAAAAAGAATAATAAAAAAAAGAGATGAAAGGGATTTAGACCCTCTTATTTTCAATGCACCTAAGGAGATTGAAGATATTGTAAAAAGCATCAATATTTTATTAGAAAGAAGTAGAGAAACTATTGATTATATTGAGCAATTTAATTCTGATGTATCTCATCAATTAAGAACTCCTCTTGCAGAGATGAAAGTTAAATTAGAGTTTTTATATGATAAAAATGATAAAAATTATATTGCTTTGAACTCACTTTTAAATAATATGTCACATATAACTGAACAACTTCTTTTATATGCAAAAACAAATCCAAATACTATAAATCTAAAAAGATTTAAAAAACAAAATCTAAATAATATTTGCAAAGAGTATAGTTTAAAAACAGCTCCAAGAGTATATAAAAAAGGTTTTGAGTTTGCCTATGAAAATATTGATGAAGAGATTTTTATTCAATGTGACCAAATTCTTCTTGAGAGTATGCTAGATAACATAATAAACAATGCAATACATTATGCTGTGGATGAAAACGGTAATCCTACGGGAACAATAACAATATCTTTAGAAAGACATAATAATACTATTTGGTTAAATGTAAAAGATGAAGGTAAAGGAGTGGATAAAAAGCTTTTAAAAACTATTTTTGATAGATACTATAGAGTTGACTCTAAAAAAAGTGGTTCAGGCTTAGGTCTTAGTATTGTAAAACAAATAGCTACACTTCATAATGCAAAAGTTGAAGCAATAAATGAAAATGGATTAAAAATATCTTTAATTTTTGATATACCTAAACATTAA
- a CDS encoding lysophospholipid acyltransferase family protein: MIDVQKEIAKKFPSINKNPNFLKKSLINIAKKVVHENSINEFLEKHSHLKGFEFVDAVLDYFNFDYTVSSNDLQNIPSTGKVVIIANHPLGGLDALSLLKLVGTIRTDVKIVANDFLVGIDALKSLFIPIDNYKMRQSKKDIQAVYSALNNDEAVIIFPAGEVSRASAKGVKDPSWNKGFLNFAINTNAPILPIFIGGKNSKTFYTMSVLNKTFSTLLLSHEMFKKKSTNINIKIGQIIPNENIKPKGLDKKYLVNLYKKHLYALKKGKKSFFETQKAIAHPQKKEDIIKELKKSKLIGETKDGKKIYLYDYEDDSVVLKELGRLRELSFRKVGEGINKKRDTDKYDIYYQHIILWDENDLEIVGSYRIGNGKFINENLGVKGFYSNTLFKYNNRFIPYLNDSIELGRSFVQPKYWGTRALDYLWYGIGAYLKNHPEIKYMFGPVSISANFPSAAKDLLVFHYSYYYSSKEEMVEAKIPYQYSSHSLDLRSIFEYKTRKEDFKILKSSLNGIGVAIPTLFKQYSDICEEGGVKFLGFNVDPDFSDCVDGFILVDVKKIKDSARQRYIG; this comes from the coding sequence ATGATAGATGTTCAAAAAGAGATAGCAAAGAAATTTCCAAGTATAAATAAAAACCCAAATTTCTTGAAAAAATCTTTAATTAACATTGCTAAAAAAGTTGTACATGAAAACTCAATAAATGAATTTTTAGAAAAACACTCACACCTAAAAGGTTTTGAGTTTGTTGATGCTGTATTAGACTATTTTAACTTTGACTATACAGTTTCAAGTAATGATTTACAAAACATTCCAAGTACTGGAAAAGTAGTAATTATTGCAAACCATCCATTAGGTGGGCTTGATGCTTTATCTTTATTAAAACTTGTTGGAACAATTAGAACTGATGTAAAGATTGTAGCAAATGATTTTTTAGTTGGAATTGATGCTTTAAAATCACTTTTCATTCCAATAGATAACTATAAAATGAGGCAATCTAAAAAAGATATTCAAGCAGTTTATAGTGCTTTAAACAATGATGAAGCTGTAATTATTTTCCCAGCAGGTGAAGTTAGTCGTGCTAGTGCTAAAGGAGTAAAAGACCCCTCTTGGAATAAAGGTTTTTTAAACTTTGCAATAAATACAAATGCTCCAATTTTACCTATATTTATTGGTGGCAAAAACTCAAAAACTTTTTATACTATGTCAGTTTTAAATAAAACATTCTCAACACTTCTACTTTCACATGAAATGTTTAAAAAGAAATCAACAAATATAAATATAAAGATAGGACAGATTATTCCAAATGAGAATATCAAACCAAAAGGTTTAGATAAGAAGTATCTTGTAAATCTTTATAAAAAGCATCTTTATGCCCTAAAAAAAGGCAAAAAGTCTTTCTTTGAAACACAAAAAGCTATCGCTCACCCTCAAAAAAAAGAGGACATTATAAAAGAGTTAAAAAAATCAAAGCTCATTGGTGAAACAAAAGATGGAAAAAAAATCTATCTTTATGATTATGAAGATGATTCTGTAGTTTTAAAAGAGTTAGGAAGATTAAGGGAATTATCTTTTAGAAAAGTTGGGGAAGGTATAAATAAAAAAAGAGATACAGATAAATATGATATTTACTACCAGCACATCATTCTTTGGGATGAAAATGATTTAGAAATAGTTGGTTCTTATAGAATCGGAAATGGTAAATTTATTAATGAAAACCTAGGAGTAAAAGGTTTTTATTCTAATACTTTATTTAAATATAATAATAGATTTATTCCATATTTAAATGACTCAATTGAGCTTGGAAGAAGTTTCGTACAGCCTAAATATTGGGGAACAAGAGCTTTAGATTATCTTTGGTATGGAATAGGTGCATATTTAAAGAACCATCCAGAAATAAAGTATATGTTTGGTCCAGTATCTATTTCAGCAAACTTCCCAAGTGCAGCAAAAGATTTACTTGTGTTTCATTATTCATACTACTATTCAAGCAAAGAAGAAATGGTTGAAGCAAAAATACCATATCAGTACTCTTCACATAGTTTAGATTTAAGATCAATTTTTGAATACAAAACAAGAAAAGAGGACTTTAAAATTTTAAAATCTAGTTTAAATGGTATTGGAGTCGCAATTCCTACACTTTTTAAACAATACTCAGATATTTGTGAAGAAGGTGGAGTTAAGTTCTTAGGCTTTAATGTTGACCCTGATTTTTCAGATTGTGTTGATGGTTTTATTTTAGTTGATGTAAAAAAAATCAAAGATAGTGCAAGACAAAGATATATAGGTTAA
- a CDS encoding universal stress protein yields MKYKKLFFPIGGGDELEERLYGAFLIAKHFNVSLEVLKCGIKTNMSLYKALSIPKDIMKKIDEVVDTKLDDENHQMQELFEKIAGEVGIKVSQKTLENEANTFLNIKEGLRSSLVEQESKFCDLVIAAAPPSGVTTATFETTVLKSGKSVLMFPRVMRNFKVDSIIIGWNNSPEASRAVTSSIEILKQAQRVHIVSSEEYTDELEKMDKLREYLSYHGIDTSYEIVKTTKIPGQALLNAALDGNFDLIVAGSYGHRGLKELMFGGATRYLLEKSTLPIFMSH; encoded by the coding sequence ATGAAATATAAAAAACTATTTTTCCCTATTGGTGGTGGAGACGAATTAGAAGAGAGACTTTATGGAGCTTTCTTGATTGCGAAGCATTTTAATGTCAGTCTTGAAGTCTTAAAATGTGGAATAAAAACAAATATGAGTCTATACAAAGCATTATCAATACCTAAAGATATTATGAAAAAGATTGATGAAGTAGTTGATACAAAACTAGATGATGAAAATCATCAAATGCAAGAACTATTTGAGAAAATAGCAGGTGAAGTTGGTATAAAAGTTTCACAAAAAACTCTTGAAAATGAAGCAAATACTTTTTTAAATATAAAAGAAGGTCTGCGAAGCTCCCTAGTTGAACAAGAGTCAAAATTTTGTGATTTGGTTATAGCAGCAGCCCCTCCTTCTGGTGTTACAACAGCAACTTTTGAAACTACAGTATTGAAAAGTGGTAAATCAGTACTTATGTTCCCTAGAGTAATGAGAAATTTTAAAGTGGACTCAATCATTATTGGATGGAACAATTCTCCTGAAGCATCACGTGCAGTTACTTCATCAATAGAAATTTTGAAACAAGCTCAAAGAGTGCATATAGTCTCTTCAGAAGAGTATACAGATGAGTTAGAAAAAATGGATAAATTAAGAGAATATCTTTCATACCATGGAATTGATACAAGTTATGAGATTGTTAAAACAACAAAAATCCCAGGACAAGCCCTTTTAAATGCAGCACTTGATGGGAATTTTGATTTAATTGTTGCTGGTTCTTATGGACATAGAGGCTTAAAAGAGCTTATGTTTGGTGGAGCAACAAGATATTTATTAGAAAAATCAACGCTTCCTATTTTTATGTCTCATTAA
- a CDS encoding tripartite tricarboxylate transporter substrate-binding protein codes for MRCIFLFFIFFKSLLFSLEYPNKPIEFVVGLGEGGSSDRMTRNMAVLLEEELGVTINVINIKGNSSLDAAKYVLNQKPNGYTVFSSAFSPHFLNEIISKNAKFYLDQFEIINLQWFDFESIIVDKSSSFNSIMQVIEHIKNSPEKLNIGVINKSSGHLIIKLLLEKFNINFEKINLKLYKGGEKARKALFDSKVDLLIIAAQGNEKYRERIKPLTIMSPHRSKRWDAPTLNEAIKRSGIVMPLISGSIRGMAVPKEFKQKYPNRFKILKKAIQKTLAKKSVHRYLKRKNIGYTWIGSQTSTEILKNSLEDFEKYNYLIKD; via the coding sequence ATGAGATGTATCTTTTTATTTTTTATTTTTTTCAAGAGTTTACTTTTTTCACTTGAATACCCAAATAAACCAATTGAATTTGTAGTTGGTCTTGGAGAAGGTGGTAGTTCTGATAGAATGACTAGAAATATGGCTGTTCTTTTAGAAGAAGAATTGGGAGTAACTATTAATGTTATAAATATAAAAGGTAATTCTTCATTAGATGCTGCTAAATATGTTTTAAATCAAAAACCTAACGGTTACACAGTTTTTTCTTCTGCTTTCTCTCCTCATTTCTTAAATGAAATTATAAGTAAAAATGCAAAATTTTATTTAGATCAATTTGAAATTATAAACCTTCAATGGTTTGATTTTGAATCAATTATTGTAGATAAATCTTCTTCTTTTAATTCAATTATGCAAGTTATTGAACATATTAAGAATTCACCAGAAAAACTCAATATAGGAGTTATAAATAAATCAAGTGGTCATTTAATCATTAAACTTTTACTTGAAAAGTTTAATATAAATTTTGAAAAGATAAACCTTAAATTGTATAAAGGAGGAGAGAAAGCTAGAAAAGCTCTATTTGATTCAAAGGTAGATCTTCTTATTATTGCTGCACAAGGTAATGAAAAATATAGAGAAAGGATTAAACCTCTAACTATAATGTCACCACACAGATCAAAAAGATGGGATGCTCCAACTTTAAATGAAGCAATAAAAAGAAGTGGTATAGTTATGCCTCTAATTAGTGGTTCTATAAGAGGAATGGCTGTACCAAAAGAGTTTAAACAAAAATATCCTAATAGGTTTAAAATTCTAAAAAAAGCAATTCAAAAGACTCTTGCAAAAAAATCTGTACATAGATATTTAAAAAGAAAAAATATTGGCTATACTTGGATAGGCTCACAAACTTCAACAGAAATTTTAAAAAACTCTTTAGAAGATTTTGAAAAATACAACTATCTAATAAAAGATTAG
- a CDS encoding response regulator transcription factor, translating into MKLLILEDNETLADGIYKKLKEIGYIADVFYEGDEGLYALETSTYDLLILDLGLPEIDGIDIIKKLRSSQKNLPILVISARDRLDQRILGLETGADDYICKPFELDEVVARVQALLRRSNNQTSNIIKYNDLEFNSKTLALTRDEKKIELSKRELTIFKFFLRNLNAIVSKENIVEHITSIDDEFNPTAVETYVSRLRKKLGHSINLKTVRGLGYMMS; encoded by the coding sequence ATGAAATTATTAATCCTTGAAGATAATGAGACCTTAGCAGATGGTATTTATAAAAAGCTAAAAGAAATAGGATATATTGCAGATGTTTTTTATGAAGGGGATGAAGGTCTTTATGCTTTAGAAACATCTACTTATGACTTACTTATTTTAGATTTAGGTCTTCCAGAAATTGATGGGATTGATATTATAAAAAAACTACGTAGTTCTCAGAAAAATCTTCCTATTTTAGTTATATCTGCAAGAGATAGATTAGATCAAAGGATTTTAGGTTTAGAAACTGGTGCTGATGATTATATATGTAAACCTTTTGAATTAGATGAAGTAGTAGCAAGGGTACAAGCTCTTCTTAGACGAAGTAATAATCAAACTTCAAATATTATAAAATATAATGACTTAGAATTTAACTCTAAAACTTTAGCTTTAACAAGAGATGAAAAAAAGATTGAATTAAGTAAAAGAGAATTAACTATATTTAAATTTTTTCTGCGAAACCTAAATGCAATAGTAAGTAAAGAGAACATAGTAGAACATATAACTTCTATAGATGATGAATTTAACCCAACTGCCGTTGAAACTTATGTCTCAAGACTCAGAAAAAAACTGGGGCATTCCATAAACTTAAAAACAGTTAGAGGTTTAGGTTACATGATGAGTTAA
- a CDS encoding sulfite exporter TauE/SafE family protein gives MFDLAFLELPLELNDFIILLISCFIGAAITTSVGAGGGLVVIGGMSMALPPLTLLPIHALSQSGAGLLRAFLFRKTFIKYIFVYFMIGSLIGYIFASYFLVTLPEYMLKLFLGIGIITLNLIPNFEIKKISNFYIIVFGAVTGFLTMFIGAMGPLVIIFLSAYLKDRYLIIGTLAWCISFQNLGKTIVFYNFGFDYIPWLFTIFLLIVFSFLGTYLGKNLLDKSNNRLFKIILKTVILILGSKLIYDGIVLM, from the coding sequence TTGTTTGATTTAGCTTTTTTAGAACTACCTTTAGAACTTAATGATTTTATCATTTTATTAATTAGCTGTTTTATAGGTGCAGCTATTACAACTTCAGTTGGTGCTGGAGGTGGTTTGGTAGTTATAGGAGGGATGAGTATGGCTCTTCCTCCTTTAACTTTACTTCCTATTCATGCTTTATCTCAATCTGGGGCTGGTTTATTAAGAGCTTTTCTTTTTAGAAAGACTTTTATTAAATATATTTTTGTATATTTTATGATTGGAAGTTTAATAGGGTATATTTTTGCTTCATATTTTTTAGTTACTTTACCTGAGTATATGTTAAAACTATTTTTAGGTATAGGAATTATTACTTTAAACCTTATCCCAAACTTTGAAATAAAAAAAATTTCAAACTTTTATATTATTGTATTTGGAGCTGTAACTGGATTTTTAACTATGTTTATAGGAGCAATGGGTCCTTTAGTTATAATATTCTTGTCAGCTTATTTAAAAGATAGATATCTAATAATTGGAACTTTGGCTTGGTGTATATCTTTTCAAAATCTAGGAAAAACAATTGTTTTTTATAATTTTGGTTTTGATTATATTCCTTGGCTTTTTACTATTTTTTTATTAATTGTTTTCTCTTTTTTAGGAACTTATCTTGGAAAAAATCTTTTGGATAAAAGTAATAATAGATTATTCAAAATTATTTTGAAAACTGTTATACTTATATTAGGAAGTAAACTAATATATGATGGAATTGTTTTAATGTAA
- a CDS encoding DUF445 domain-containing protein, with amino-acid sequence MSRTDITNLVTLLIMAFGYSNDNHTIFMVGLFALSGAITNTLAIHMLFERVPFLYGSGVIEKKFEAFKSAIHNLLMNEFFTKDNLTNFFKDEVSSAKSTIDFEKLLNKTDFTPAYDSLKESVVESPFGGMLGMFGGEAALEPLKEPFVEKLKASIIKISQTESFQAVLNEALTSEDLSEDVYEKLSKIVNARLDELTPKMVKELVQNMIKEHLGWLVIWGAVFGGLIGLVSTFL; translated from the coding sequence ATGAGTAGAACAGATATTACAAATTTAGTGACTTTACTTATTATGGCATTTGGATATTCAAATGATAATCATACTATTTTTATGGTTGGGCTATTTGCTTTAAGTGGAGCTATTACAAATACATTAGCTATTCATATGCTTTTTGAGAGGGTACCATTTTTATATGGAAGTGGTGTTATAGAAAAAAAATTTGAAGCTTTTAAAAGTGCAATTCATAATTTACTTATGAATGAATTTTTTACAAAAGATAACTTAACAAACTTTTTTAAAGATGAGGTTTCAAGTGCAAAAAGTACAATAGACTTTGAAAAGCTACTAAATAAAACAGATTTTACACCTGCTTATGATTCTTTAAAAGAATCAGTTGTTGAGTCACCATTTGGTGGGATGCTTGGAATGTTTGGTGGAGAAGCAGCATTAGAACCACTAAAAGAGCCTTTTGTAGAAAAACTTAAAGCTTCTATTATAAAAATTTCTCAAACTGAATCTTTTCAAGCTGTATTAAATGAAGCTTTAACTTCAGAAGATTTAAGTGAAGATGTATATGAAAAGTTAAGCAAAATTGTTAATGCAAGACTAGATGAGTTAACTCCTAAAATGGTAAAAGAGTTAGTTCAAAATATGATAAAAGAGCACTTGGGATGGCTTGTAATTTGGGGTGCAGTATTTGGTGGACTAATAGGATTGGTTTCAACTTTTTTATAA
- a CDS encoding 2-methylaconitate cis-trans isomerase PrpF family protein has translation MMNDLKRISCILYRSGTSKGAYFLDNDLPKDKEERHALILKIMGSPDIRQIDGIGGATSVTTKVAIISVSKREGIDLDYKFIQPSIEEAVADDKPTCGNILTAVGAFGIERGLVGVEDSQTTVNVYDVNTGATITQVIQTPNRTVQYHGDFEIPGVPGKASPIEMFFKNITGGKTGHYLPTGNKYDIFDGVKATCLDISMPVIFVKAEDMGLTGYESPNELDSKVELFERIESIREEASKKMGLGSAKGNVIPKFAIISKPKNEADINIRYFTPATAHPALAVSAGFCVATGSFIKGTILYELNPKELKVGEHLIKIETPSGTIDVGVNFPTTNIKDVEGKTTRTARLLMAGEVFV, from the coding sequence ATGATGAATGATTTAAAAAGAATTAGTTGTATTTTATACAGATCAGGAACATCTAAAGGTGCATATTTTTTAGATAATGACTTACCTAAAGATAAAGAAGAAAGACATGCATTAATTTTAAAGATTATGGGAAGCCCTGATATTAGGCAAATTGATGGAATAGGTGGAGCAACTTCTGTAACAACCAAAGTTGCAATAATTTCTGTATCAAAAAGAGAAGGAATAGATTTAGATTATAAATTCATTCAACCAAGTATTGAAGAAGCAGTAGCTGATGATAAACCAACTTGTGGAAATATTCTCACAGCTGTTGGAGCATTTGGAATTGAAAGAGGATTAGTAGGTGTTGAAGATAGTCAAACAACAGTCAATGTATATGATGTAAATACAGGTGCTACTATCACTCAAGTAATCCAAACACCAAATAGAACAGTTCAATACCACGGAGATTTTGAAATTCCAGGAGTTCCAGGAAAAGCTTCTCCTATAGAAATGTTTTTTAAAAATATAACTGGTGGTAAAACAGGGCATTATCTTCCTACTGGAAATAAATATGATATTTTTGATGGTGTTAAAGCAACTTGTTTAGATATATCAATGCCAGTTATTTTTGTAAAAGCTGAAGATATGGGTTTAACAGGGTATGAAAGTCCAAATGAACTTGATTCAAAAGTAGAACTTTTTGAAAGAATAGAATCAATTAGAGAAGAGGCTTCAAAAAAAATGGGATTAGGAAGTGCAAAAGGAAATGTCATTCCAAAATTTGCAATTATATCAAAACCAAAAAATGAAGCAGATATAAATATTCGATATTTCACTCCAGCAACTGCTCACCCAGCTCTTGCAGTTAGTGCAGGATTTTGTGTAGCAACTGGTTCTTTTATAAAAGGAACTATTTTATATGAACTAAATCCTAAAGAATTAAAAGTAGGTGAACATCTTATCAAAATAGAAACACCATCAGGAACAATAGATGTTGGAGTAAACTTTCCTACAACAAATATCAAAGATGTAGAAGGGAAAACAACAAGAACAGCACGCTTACTTATGGCAGGGGAAGTCTTTGTTTGA
- a CDS encoding tripartite tricarboxylate transporter permease: protein MAFETLMSAFTELMQVQHMIYLLGGVFLGILVGILPGLGGIVGFSIMLPFLYGMDQTSALAMLIGMVAVIPTSDTFTSVLMGIPGSSASQATVLDGYPMSKRGEAARALGAAFSASLIGGLLGALILSAFIIFARDLILKLGSAELFILGIFGLSMVGVLSGKSLYKGFIAAAVGLLLGSIGSAPATGEFRMTLDSYYLYDGIKLVILGLGIYAVPEIISLLVENKKISKAEKLGGSFIQGIKDMWVSRWIVARCAPIGAMIGAIPGLGGSVVDWIAYGHVVQTSKDKSQFGKGDVRGVIAPESANNAKEGGGLVPTLLFGIPGSGSMAVFLGGLVILGIEPGPGMINENLEVSYIIIWSLALANVVGTGTCMLLSNKISKITTIPYGYVAPFMLMIIFFAALQATRSLEDLMLLIAIGALGTLFKYFDWPRPALLIGFVLAGTIETYYYQAVQFYSWEMMERPGVIILLIFLVSSVLISVYFKNKDSKKEKELNIQKEEESTHHYYSFITGELLFIWLLMAFGLFALIDSFDLRFLGGIFPMVISSLLLFFGIILSIQITSKKRQKDILSVAITENGQLSSTWTNIWKNFLILPIFLVGTWILGFIPSLAILFVIIIRTKMKSSWLKIFVITAIAIGFLLFISHIMTLHLPTGLIYDTLIGA from the coding sequence ATGGCTTTTGAAACACTTATGAGTGCATTTACTGAACTAATGCAAGTTCAGCATATGATCTATCTACTTGGTGGAGTGTTTTTAGGAATTTTAGTTGGTATTTTACCAGGATTAGGAGGTATTGTAGGTTTTTCTATAATGTTACCTTTTCTTTATGGTATGGATCAAACTTCAGCACTAGCAATGTTAATTGGTATGGTTGCGGTTATTCCAACTTCAGATACTTTTACTTCAGTTCTTATGGGAATTCCAGGTTCTTCTGCCTCTCAAGCAACAGTTCTTGATGGATACCCAATGTCAAAAAGAGGTGAGGCAGCAAGGGCACTTGGAGCTGCATTTTCTGCTTCATTAATAGGAGGTCTTTTAGGTGCTTTAATTTTATCAGCATTCATAATTTTTGCAAGAGATTTAATTTTAAAACTTGGTTCTGCTGAACTATTTATTTTAGGTATTTTTGGACTTAGCATGGTTGGAGTTTTAAGTGGTAAGTCTTTATATAAAGGTTTTATTGCTGCTGCAGTAGGGCTTCTTTTAGGTTCTATTGGTTCAGCACCAGCTACTGGTGAATTTAGAATGACACTAGATAGTTACTATTTATACGATGGAATTAAACTTGTAATCTTAGGACTTGGGATTTATGCAGTTCCTGAAATCATCTCTTTATTAGTTGAGAATAAAAAGATTTCAAAAGCTGAAAAACTTGGAGGAAGTTTTATTCAAGGTATTAAAGATATGTGGGTTTCAAGATGGATAGTAGCACGTTGTGCTCCAATTGGTGCCATGATTGGTGCTATTCCTGGTCTTGGAGGAAGTGTTGTTGACTGGATTGCTTATGGGCATGTTGTACAAACTTCAAAAGATAAGTCACAGTTTGGTAAAGGTGATGTAAGAGGAGTTATTGCTCCAGAATCTGCAAATAATGCAAAAGAAGGTGGTGGTTTAGTTCCAACACTTTTATTTGGTATCCCTGGAAGTGGTTCTATGGCTGTATTCTTAGGTGGTCTTGTAATTCTTGGAATTGAACCAGGACCTGGAATGATTAATGAAAATTTAGAGGTTTCATATATTATTATTTGGTCTTTAGCACTTGCAAATGTTGTTGGTACTGGAACTTGTATGTTGTTATCAAATAAAATTTCAAAAATAACAACTATTCCTTATGGATATGTTGCTCCATTTATGTTAATGATTATTTTCTTTGCAGCACTTCAAGCAACAAGATCTTTAGAAGATTTAATGCTTTTAATAGCAATTGGTGCATTAGGAACACTATTCAAATATTTTGATTGGCCAAGACCTGCACTACTTATTGGTTTTGTATTAGCAGGAACGATTGAAACATATTACTATCAAGCAGTTCAATTTTACTCTTGGGAAATGATGGAAAGACCAGGTGTGATTATTTTATTAATATTCTTAGTTTCTTCTGTTTTAATTAGTGTTTATTTTAAAAACAAAGACTCAAAAAAAGAGAAAGAATTAAATATACAAAAGGAAGAAGAAAGTACACATCATTACTATTCATTTATTACAGGAGAATTGCTTTTTATTTGGCTTCTTATGGCATTTGGTTTATTTGCATTGATTGATTCTTTTGACCTTCGATTTTTAGGTGGAATTTTCCCTATGGTTATAAGTTCATTACTTTTATTTTTTGGAATAATTTTATCAATTCAAATTACATCTAAAAAGAGACAAAAAGATATTTTATCTGTTGCTATTACTGAAAATGGACAACTTTCATCTACATGGACTAATATTTGGAAAAACTTTTTAATTCTTCCTATTTTCTTAGTAGGAACTTGGATTTTAGGTTTTATTCCTTCATTAGCAATTCTTTTTGTGATAATAATCAGAACAAAAATGAAAAGTTCTTGGTTGAAGATATTTGTTATTACTGCTATTGCAATAGGTTTTCTACTATTCATAAGCCACATTATGACACTTCATCTTCCAACAGGTTTAATTTATGATACATTAATAGGAGCATAA